Proteins encoded by one window of Arachis ipaensis cultivar K30076 chromosome B04, Araip1.1, whole genome shotgun sequence:
- the LOC107635865 gene encoding LOW QUALITY PROTEIN: chromatin structure-remodeling complex protein SYD (The sequence of the model RefSeq protein was modified relative to this genomic sequence to represent the inferred CDS: substituted 1 base at 1 genomic stop codon): CKEGKGCVSFRFVFIATKPLFISLCSLKSLARFFILFGVHFSSSPIRINEMASSQNVELEAAKFLHKLIQDSKDEPAKLATKLYVILQHMKSSGKEHSMPYQVISRAMETVINQHNLDIEALKSSRPPSGAGSSQIGTSQAVGVATDSRAALPENVMPKLDSFASGRPPVSPSSGAPDHYQGSAAQRSGQSFDHGSPCSLDSRSANSQSHDRRDTTNLDKQVNQKDGKKATSKRKRGDTLSPAEPHVDIPSRLDQRNTANTRKGKMTKAESSDGLPVRSGELTNFNRVPSSSQMQRANQEGPTKIGNPVPCAPNSKYPEDTEVSSAHIASGKLQGAHPMVHGGMGVATSAYAMTESVLSSSMRHGGMLGHDSGSSTTSADEHKIGQTDRHSSNSEMTMLRQGVPPRNMARSTVSESSGVPFKEQQLKQLRAQCLVFLAFRNGLAPKQLHLEIALGTAFSREGKDHTDHKGKSQSSVELGTSSGVMMPFGGLNNMRQPDNNSSGSPSAGKSLEATSFSKGTESAIMTGDKGILSEERKHLLAVKKVELEKQIQERAGAQASSATSFQQQDSSSTKGDVDSGNLQVGLSNRPSSVIGLNKQMNPEINGFTGFASSDEASEGPSQVSSLQHELPIERRDNVVNQFQNSGGSRNHHSLNHLTYALKEHWKPVPGTGIDPQGASLMKDADLLAKNVSFSDGFKTVPVNDASRHDATFPTDIEGNGRLPPPKYTMSGRWIMDQQKKRLLVQQNWVQKQQKTKQIMTTCFLKLKENVSSSEDISAKTKSVIELKKLQLLDLQRRLRSDFLNDFFKPITTEMEQLKSVKKLLFGEEIXLYSFFFSKIFILFFMEKLDDVFKIKRERWKGVNRYVKEYHKRKERIHREKIDRIQREKINLLKINDVEGYLRMVQDAKSDRVKQLLKETEKYLQKLGSKLQEAKTAAGRFEHDIDEARCGSFLDKSESTLENEDEGDQAKHYLESNEKYYMMAHSVKESIAEQPSCLKGGKLREYQMNGLRWLVSLYNNHLNGILADEMGLGKTVQVISLICYLMESKNDRGPFLVVVPSSVLPGWDSEINFWAPDVHKIVYAGPPEERRRLFKDRIVHQKFNVLLTTYEYLMNKHDRPKLSKIHWHYIIIDEGHRIKNASCKLNADLKHYQSSHRLLLTGTPLQNNLEELWALLNFLLPNIFNSSEDFSQWFNKPFESAGDNSPDEALLSEEENLLIINRLHQVLRPFVLRRLKHKVENELPEKIERLVRCEASAYQKLLMKRVEENLGSIGTTKARSVHNSVMELRNICNHPYLSQLHAEEVDNFIPRHYLPPIIRLCGKLEMLDRILPKLKAADHRVLFFSTMTRLLDVMEEYLTLKQHRYLRLDGHTSGGDRGALIDLFNQPGSPYFIFLLSIRAGGVGVNLQAADTVIIFDTDWNPQVDLQAQARAHRIGQKKDVLVLRFETVQTVEEQVRASAEHKLGVANQSITAGFFDNNTSAEDRREYLESLLRESKKEEAAPVLDDDALNDLLARSEAEIDVFEAVDQKRREDEMATWKKLVSGPATDGSEPIPTLPSRLVTDEDLKQFYEAMKISDVSKDEVASNGIKRKSGTPGSLDTQHYGRGKRAREVRSYEEQWTEEEFDKMCKAESPGSPKVMEEVIESNCKTNASSFAATASVTETAVVPPVAPVTSSLGSLPVHKVKDITPPAKRGRGRPRRITSDKLPVTAVPLATSVTVEVDMQVKEGTLLGQVVSSTPESISHSSEVIGVSGPAQQSATGVSPNLTTPPNSQAEGTTVSVPIQTRGQGRKSQGGGEATRRRGKKQVLVLSPVPGVSIGPDLKMNEQLEHKPLNPSAGEAISQGDTVSSSATVQHSSTEPGSVTLSSGGDNKSGVGIALSSQQPLPLSSVTPVPQTVPTYPSVPIQNDGQHQKPQNGSGAPRRRGKKKAMVLPIPDVSGSQNLHLTSNLQSSSGNILHDKATELKSLQDSLVQESQSVVQDHASHSIGDKDLKSTEVSGDIANKALVESTTEDNTKRSPGLEIEKVQNSDMHGSASIHLSNTLVLENSRNKSFCGSTLPVTEVTRDQQLEAKTHHCDEASKPDTFPVHSTKETKGSSNKAVEPMAAQAVPNASDNAYPSISGSESIQPCPPESMPVKRQGRKTQNRVEPPRRRGRKSSSAAPVVSDSLANQDPNLNNDFQKSSVESSVGKVATDVAQAQAFQILLPSGGAAHDLNTKEGAAISSLNKQQKVAPGRVDSAPVSSDKITAFGRMQNVNDVARVMKEVFSGTCLPKPKAADSAAGELSKTNTTIDSMNTQLNADKAGYDITNAEAACLTPGIAVNIQEKQSEGEFNNQKLEDKASSDIPNTGVVDVSNNMCLQDKAGKELDKQSEVSDMQILESKENSDMPTTGAVNRNERQLEETSTTLYLEGKAASDKPTTGVVDAFNFQCSENKTDSDMSATEAEFLISDLPVNTHEKQSVEALNIRNLEDKASLDILTTEAACPDLDHAVNKYDKEVMEAPNIQILEDKVNSDMPTAGVVVTSNDQFLEDKAGMDEPTSGAACLTSDLSINQCEQLEEASSIQKPDVESSSDVPATGGVSASNIQCSEDKAYSEISAGEDGCTTVDLAVSGKEKQSEEESNIQNLGNKISSDMPTTGALCLTPIIPTDGNVQLSGPPSDQEITALNEPLPSAMEVDTPICDDIKEKQDHIQHCTKTYSNQSEVEALDATPLSSAVRTECLSESCTKSSPLASSGENMSDQPQVIPSCPLTPTVSKELVNSPISESCEINYRNEVNCSMQDSDLLERESQMTVGNNSQNALELVIEQNALSPLETEAPNVALSGKYSDALKHAELHENPLVKSCSQSLSEGEMNMGDSICEQPVSAVDKSSNIDPVPEENVISPAAIGDTNVDSSEVCPMDIVTSVSNQVTIVQDNEVVAKSSPQNVDTFSADEVEKIIDQSPDEPVDRSVLQQTSGSKAVANSSVDASQSVLVEERTISETAILPSSSFSIEDNKVSSKTCAISNSETLEEAMEEGATDRSEFLPPEKGAEESCRNATEVPSTVPVLLQESIDSEGDHRDQGKSQVGGIPENQETGMLAAPKTSEGGNEVETFSDKGPLGSSDALDESKGLADMENQTEAIQNHAAEIDVPCTSASGDKAEGEPKGLAEMDVPCLSASGVKAEGESKEVADMENRAEAIQNCAAEMDVPCTSAPGDKAEGESKGLADMENLAEAIQNCAAEMDVPCVSSPGDKAEGEYKGLADMENEVETIESCAAEMEVSCSSASGDKAEGENALVGTKEKILVSEDTEAFAVDETDVSNGSPAVPETASANGAPLPCSSLRVGEPLVGHDTKGTETGVANHDNQAIRQNALKDAEECSSSAAADIIEKSSPQKDVIESSPLLPLETSVDGVPPPCSSVAEGERVESLSDEALVDSAVKLGTKNSEASQDNLVLQENALNEMEKTLPSATEDRVAVCSPEKDNLTACSEAPQESEKSENVQNRSEEEPGQSSVAEETKKD; encoded by the exons ATACTACAACACATGAAATCAAGTGGGAAGGAGCATTCAATGCCATATCAAGTGATATCAAG GGCAATGGAGACTGTCATCAATCAGCATAATCTTGATATTGAAGCATTGAAGTCTTCACGTCCTCCTTCTGGTGCTGGCAGTTCTCAAATAG GAACTTCACAAGCAGTGGGTGTTGCTACGGATTCAAGAGCAGCGTTGCCTGAAAATGTGATGCCCAAACTGGATTCCTTCGCTTCTGGCCGGCCCCCAGTTTCCCCAAGTAGTGGAGCACCTGATCACTATCAAGGATCTGCGGCTCAGAGGAGTGGTCAGTCTTTTGATCATGGAAGTCCGTGTAGTTTAGATTCTAGGTCTGCTAACTCACAATCACATGATAGACGAGATACTACTAATTTGGACAAACAGGTGAATCAAAAGGATGGTAAAAAAGCTACCTCAAAGAGAAAGAGGGGGGATACATTGTCACCTGCAGAACCACACGTTGACATTCCTTCTCGTCTTGATCAGCGAAATACTGCTAATACGAGGAAGGGTAAAATGACCAAGGCTGAGTCATCAGATGGTCTTCCAGTTAGAAGTGGAGAGCTGACTAACTTTAACAGGGTTCCAAGTAGTAGTCAAATGCAAAGGGCCAACCAAGAAGGCCCAACAAAGATTGGCAATCCAGTGCCATGTGCTCCGAATTCTAAATATCCAGAAGATACAGAGGTTTCCTCTGCTCATATTGCTTCTGGTAAACTTCAAG GTGCTCATCCTATGGTTCATGGAGGGATGGGGGTTGCCACTAGTGCATACGCAATGACTGAATCAGTTCTCTCAAGTTCAATGCGGCATGGTGGGATGCTTGGGCATGATAGTGGAAGTTCTACTACTTCTGCTGATGAACATAAAATAGGCCAG ACTGACAGGCATAGTAGTAACTCAGAAATGACTATGCTTAGACAAGGAGTTCCTCCCAGGAATATGGCAAGATCCACAGTCAGTGAATCATCTGGTGTGCCTTTCAAAGAACAACAGTTGAAACAGCTCCGAGCTCAGTGCCTTGTTTTTCTAGCATTTAG AAATGGTTTAGCACCAAAGCAACTACATCTTGAAATTGCTCTTGGAACCGCATTTTCTAGAGAAG GAAAGGATCATACTGACCACAAAGGAAAGTCACAATCTTCTGTTGAATTGGGTACCTCATCAGGGGTCATGATGCCTTTTGGAGGTCTGAACAATATGAGACAACCTGATAATAACTCTTCAGGGTCCCCTTCTGCTGGAAAATCTCTGGAAGCTACGTCATTCTCCAAGGGAACTGAGAGTGCAATAATGACTGGGGACAAAGGTATTCTTTCTGAAGAAAGGAAACATCTCCTAGCTGTCAAAAAAGTAGAGCTTGAAAAGCAAATTCAAGAAAGAGCTGGTGCACAAGCTTCGTCAGCTACTTCTTTTCAGCAGCAAGATTCCTCCAGTACAAAGGGTGATGTTGACAGTGGTAATCTTCAGGTTGGACTGTCCAACCGACCTTCCTCTGTCATTGGGCTGAATAAGCAGATGAATCCTGAGATAAATGGCTTTACCGGATTCGCTAGTTCTGATGAGGCTTCAGAAGGACCCTCGCAAGTCTCTTCTCTTCAGCATGAGTTGCCAATAGAAAGAAGAGACAATGTTGTTAATCAGTTTCAAAATAGTGGTGGTTCTCGAAACCATCATTCTCTAAACCACTTGACGTATGCTTTGAAAGAGCACTGGAAACCTGTTCCAGGGACTGGCATTGATCCCCAGGGAGCAAGCTTGATGAAGGATGCAGATTTATTAGCGAAAAATGTTTCTTTTTCAG ATGGGTTCAAAACAGTTCCTGTTAATGATGCCTCAAGACATGATGCCACTTTTCCTACGGACATAGAAGGGAATGGGAGGTTACCTCCTCCAAAATATACAATGTCAGGAAGATGGATTATGGATCAGCAGAAAAAGAGGCTTCTAGTTCAGCAAAACTGGGTACAAAAACAGCAAAAAACAAAGCAAATAATGACCACCTGTTTCCTCAAGCTAAAG GAAAATGTGAGCTCATCCGAGGATATATCTGCTAAAACAAAAAGCGTCATAGAGTTGAAGAAACTTCAATTATTAGACCTCCAACGCCGTCTCCGCAG TGATTTTTTGAATGATTTCTTCAAACCAATTACAACTGAGATGGAACAGTTGAAATCGGTTAAGAAACTTTTATTTGGTGAAGAAATATAGCTATATagctttttcttttctaaaatttttattttattttttat GGAAAAGCTTGATGATGTGTTCAAAATCAAGAGGGAACGGTGGAAGGGTGTCAATAGATATGTGAAAGAGTACCATAAAAGAAAAGAGCGCATTCATCGTGAAAAGATTGATAGGATCCAGCGGGAGAAGATTAATTTGTTGAAAATAAACGATGTGGAAGGTTATCTTCGGATGGTTCAG GATGCAAAATCTGATCGTGTGAAGCAACTTCTTAAAGAGACTGAGAAGTATCTCCAAAAGCTTGGTTCCAAGCTACAAGAAGCAAAGACTGCAGCAGGTCGCTTTGAACATGATATTGATGAGGCACGATGTGGCAGTTTTCTTGATAAGAGTGAATCTACTCTTGAAAATGAGGATGAAGGTGATCAGGCCAAG CATTATCTGGAAAGCAATGAGAAATATTATATGATGGCACACAG TGTAAAGGAGAGCATTGCAGAGCAGCCATCTTGTTTGAAGGGCGGAAAATTGAGGGA GTATCAAATGAATGGCCTGAGGTGGCTTGTTTCCTTATATAACAACCACTTGAATGGAATCCTTGCAGATGAAATGGGACTGGGTAAAACTGTTCAG gtTATTTCTCTAATTTGCTACCTGATGGAAAGTAAAAATGATAGGGGGCCATTTCTTGTGGTTGTGCCCTCTTCAGTTCTACCTGGTTGGGATTCAGAAATCAACTTTTGGGCTCCTGATGTACATAAAATTGTCTATGCTGGACCACCTGAGGAGCGACGTCGGTTATTTAA GGACAGGATTGTTCACCAGAAATTCAATGTCCTCCTGACAACATATGAATATCTAATGAACAAGCATGACAGACCAAAGCTTAGCAAAATACACTGGCATTATATAATAATTGATGAGGGCCACCGCATAAAAAATGCTTCTTGCAAGTTGAATGCTGACTTAAAACACTATCAGAGCTCTCATAGATTGTTGTTAACTGGAACTCCATTGCAG AACAATCTTGAGGAACTATGGGCGCTACTTAACTTCTTGTTACCTAACATATTTAATTCATCTGAGGATTTTTCCCAGTGGTTTAATAAGCCATTTGAGAGTGCTGGAGATAACTCACCAGATGAA GCCTTACTATCCGAGGAGGAGAACCTCTTGATCATCAATCGTCTGCACCAAGTTCTGAGACCATTCGTACTTCGGAGGCTTAAACACAAG GTTGAAAATGAACTTCCCGAAAAGATTGAAAGACTTGTAAGATGTGAGGCTTCTGCTTATCAAAAACTTTTGATGAAGAGAGTGGAAGAAAATCTTGGCTCTATTGGCACAACaaag GCACGGTCGGTGCACAACTCTGTCATGGAGCTTCGTAATATCTGCAATCATCCATATCTCAGCCAGCTTCATGCAGAGGAG GTGGATAACTTTATACCTAGGCATTATCTGCCCCCAATTATTAGACTTTGTGGGAAGCTTGAGATGTTGGACCGTATTTTACCTAAATTGAAGGCAGCAGATCATCGG GTTCTTTTCTTCTCAACAATGACTAGGCTTCTTGATGTTATGGAGGAATACTTAACTCTTAAACAGCATCGGTACCTTCGGCTGGATGGGCATACCTCGGGAGGTGATCGTGGGGCCCTAATAGACCTGTTTAACCAACCTGGTTCtccatattttatatttttgctgAG CATTCGTGCTGGTGGCGTTGGAGTGAATCTTCAAGCTGCTGACACAGTGATTATATTTGACACTGACTGGAATCCACAG GTTGACCTGCAAGCACAAGCAAGGGCTCATAGAATTGGTCAGAAGAAGGATGTTTTAGTACTTCGATTTGAAACA GTTCAAACTGTTGAAGAACAAGTCAGAGCTTCTGCTGAGCACAAACTGGGAGTTGCTAATCAGAGCATTACTGCTGGGTTTTTTGACAATAATACAAG TGCTGAGGACCGAAGAGAATACTTGGAATCCCTCCTGCGTGAGTCTAAGAAAGAGGAAGCGGCACCTGTATTGGATGATGATGCTTTAAATGATCTCTTAGCACGCAG TGAAGCAGAAATAGATGTGTTTGAGGCTGTTGACCAAAAAAGGCGCGAAGATGAGATG GCTACATGGAAGAAGTTGGTATCTGGGCCAGCAACTGATGGTTCTGAGCCTATTCCTACCCTTCCTTCACGTCTAGTTACAGATGAAGACTTGAAACAATTCTATGAAGCGATGAAGATATCCGATGTGTCCAAGGATGAAGTAGCATCTAACGGAATCAAGAGGAAGAGTGGAACTCCTGGGAGCCTTGATACTCAACATTACGGAAGGGGAAAACGTGCAAGAGAG GTGCGTTCCTATGAAGAACAATGGACAGAGGAGGAGTTTGATAAGATGTGTAAAGCTGAATCTCCTGGATCACCGAAAGTAATGGAAGAAGTGATAGAGTCAAATTGCAAAACAAATGCTTCTAGCTTTGCTGCAACTGCTTCTGTCACGGAGACTGCAGTGGTGCCTCCGGTGGCCCCTGTAACATCATCTCTTGGGAGTTTGCCTGTGCATAAAGTCAAAGATATAACACCACCTGCTAAACGTGGACGTGGCAGGCCAAGAAGAATAACCTCAGATAAGTTGCCTGTAACTGCAGTCCCTCTGGCTACTTCTGTAACTGTTGAAGTGGACATGCAGGTAAAGGAAGGGACTTTGCTTGGTCAAGTAGTATCGTCAACTCCCGAATCTATTTCTCATTCTTCTGAAGTTATTGGTGTGAGTGGACCTGCACAGCAGTCTGCTACTGGTGTTTCTCCTAATCTGACAACTCCACCCAACTCTCAAGCAGAGGGTACTACTGTTTCTGTGCCAATACAAACAAGAGGACAAGGCCGGAAATCTCAAGGTGGAGGGGAGGCAACTAGACGTAGAGGGAAGAAGCAGGTTCTAGTGTTGTCTCCTGTACCTGGGGTTTCTATTGGTCCTGATTTAAAGATGAATGAGCAGTTGGAACACAAACCCCTGAATCCATCTGCTGGTGAAGCTATCTCCCAAGGTGACACTGTTTCCTCCAGTGCTACAGTACAACATTCAAGTACAGAACCGGGTTCTGTGACTTTAAGCAGTGGAGGTGATAATAAATCTGGTGTTGGGATTGCTCTGAGTTCTCAGCAGCCCCTTCCTTTGTCCTCTGTTACTCCTGTGCCTCAAACTGTTCCTACTTATCCTTCTGTACCTATACAAAATGATGGGCAACATCAGAAGCCTCAAAATGGATCAGGAGCTCCCCGACGCAGGGGAAAGAAAAAAGCAATGGTATTGCCTATTCCAGATGTTTCAGGTAGTCAGAATTTGCACCTTACTTCCAATTTACAAAGCTCATCAGGCAATATATTACATGATAAAGCCACGGAGTTGAAAAGCTTGCAAGATAGCCTTGTTCAGGAATCACAGAGTGTTGTCCAAGATCATGCATCACATAGTATTGGTGATAAGGATTTAAAATCAACTGAAGTATCTGGTGATATAGCCAATAAGGCATTGGTTGAATCAACAACTGAAGATAATACCAAAAGATCTCCTG GGTTGGAAATAGAGAAGGTTCAGAATTCTGATATGCATGGTTCTGCTTCCATCCATTTATCCAATACCCTTGTTCTGGAGAATTCAAGGAACAAAAGTTTCTGTGGCTCAACCTTGCCTGTTACAGAGGTTACAAGGGACCAACAATTGGAGGCGAAAACTCATCACTGTGATGAAGCTTCAAAACCTGATACTTTTCCAGTCCATTCTACAAAAGAAACAAAAGGAAGTTCTAACAAGGCTGTAGAACCTATGGCTGCACAAGCAGTTCCCAATGCATCAGACAATGCTTATCCTTCCATATCAGGCTCTGAATCCATTCAGCCATGCCCACCTGAATCCATGCCAGTTAAAAGGCAAGGCCGTAAAACTCAAAATAGAGTGGAGCCACCCCGGCGTAGGGGGAGAAAATCATCTTCGGCAGCTCCTGTTGTTTCTGATTCCCTTGCTAACCAGGATCCTAATTTAAATAATGATTTTCAGAAGTCATCAGTAGAATCATCCGTGGGTAAAGTCGCTACAGATGTCGCTCAAGCTCAAGCATTTCAGATCCTTTTGCCCAGTGGAGGCGCTGCTCATGATTTAAACACAAAAGAGGGAGCTGCCATTTCTTCTCTAAACAAGCAGCAAAAAGTTGCACCAGGAAGGGTTGATAGTGCACCAGTATCCTCAGATAAGATTACTGCTTTTGGCCGAATGCAAAATGTCAATGATGTGGCTAGGGTTATGAAAGAAGTTTTCTCTGGAACCTGCTTGCCAAAGCCTAAAGCAGCAGATTCTGCTGCCGGCGAACTCTCAAAAACTAATACTACAATTGATTCCATGAATACCCAGTTGAATGCTGATAAAGCAGGTTATGATATAACAAATGCGGAAGCAGCATGTCTAACTCCAGGCATTGCTGTGAACATACAAGAAAAACAATCAGAGGGGGAATTCAATAATCAGAAATTGGAGGACAAAGCAAGTTCAGATATACCAAATACTGGAGTAGTGGATGTCTCCAATAACATGTGTTTGCAGGATAAAGCAGGTAAGGAGCTTGACAAGCAATCTGAAGTATCTGACATGCAGATTCTTGAGAGCAAAGAAAATTCCGATATGCCAACTACTGGAGCAGTGAACAGAAATGAAAGACAATTAGAGGAAACATCCACTACTCTGTATCTTGAAGGTAAAGCAGCGTCAGACAAGCCAACTACAGGAGTAGTGGATGCCTTCAATTTTCAGTGTTCAGAGAATAAAACTGATTCTGATATGTCTGCTACTGAAGCAGAATTTTTAATTTCAGACCTTCCAGTGAATACGCATGAAAAGCAATCTGTGGAAGCATTGAATATTCGGAATCTGGAGGATAAAGCAAGTTTGGATATACTAACTACTGAAGCAGCCTGCCCAGACTTGGACCATGCGGTTAACAAATATGACAAGGAAGTAATGGAGGCACCGAATATTCAGATTTTGGAGGATAAAGTGAATTCCGATATGCCAACTGCTGGAGTAGTGGTTACATCGAATGACCAGTTTTTGGAGGATAAAGCTGGAATGGATGAACCTACTTCTGGAGCAGCTTGTCTAACTTCAGATCTTTCAATTAATCAGTgtgaacaattggaggaagcttccAGCATTCAGAAGCCGGATGTTGAATCAAGTTCAGATGTGCCAGCTACTGGGGGAGTGAGTGCCTCCAATATCCAATGTTCAGAGGATAAAGCATATTCTGAGATATCAGCTGGTGAAGATGGATGTACGACTGTGGACCTTGCAGTGAGCGGGAAAGAAAAACAATCAGAGGAGGAATCCAATATTCAGAATCTGGGGAATAAAATAAGTTCGGATATGCCAACCACTGGAGCATTGTGCTTGACTCCAATCATTCCTACAGATGGGAATGTGCAGCTGTCTGGGCCTCCATCTGATCAAGAAATAACTGCTTTGAATGAGCCCCTACCTAGTGCTATGGAGGTTGACACCCCCATTTGTGATGATATCAAAGAAAAGCAAGACCATATTCAACATTGTACTAAAACTTATTCTAATCAGAGTGAAGTGGAGGCTCTTGATGCAACTCCACTTAGTTCTGCAGTAAGGACTGAGTGTCTGTCTGAATCATGTACAAAGTCTTCACCTCTTGCTTCTTCTGGTGAAAATATGTCTGATCAACCACAAGTGATCCCATCCTGCCCTCTGACTCCCACCGTTTCTAAGGAATTGGTAAATTCTCCTATTTCTGAATCTTGTGAAATCAATTACAGAAATGAAGTCAATTGTTCAATGCAAGATTCTGATTTGCTGGAGCGAGAGTCTCAGATGACAGTTGGAAATAATTCTCAAAATGCATTAGAACTTGTTATAGAACAAAATGCTTTATCACCTTTGGAAACGGAGGCCCCCAATGTTGCATTAAGTGGGAAGTATTCAGATGCTTTAAAACATGCTGAGTTGCATGAGAATCCATTAGTTAAGAGCTGTTCACAATCCCTCTCTGAGGGGGAAATGAACATGGGGGATTCCATATGTGAACAACCTGTCTCTGCTGTTGATAAATCTTCTAATATTGACCCAGTTCCCGAGGAAAATGTGATATCCCCAGCAGCTATTGGCGATACCAATGTTGATTCTTCTGAGGTTTGCCCAATGGACATTGTCACATCTGTGAGTAACCAAGTTACAATTGTGCAGGACAATGAGGTTGTGGCAAAGAGTTCTCCACAGAATGTAGATACGTTCTCAGCAGATGAGGTGGAAAAAATCATAGATCAATCTCCTGATGAACCTGTTGATAGGTCAGTCTTACAACAAACATCAGGGTCAAAAGCTGTGGCCAATTCTTCAGTGGATGCTTCTCAGTCTGTCCTTGTGGAAGAGAGAACCATATCTGAAACTGCAATTTTACCCTCGTCCTCTTTTAGCATAGAGGATAACAAGGTGTCATCCAAAACCTGTGCAATTAGTAACTCTGAAACTCTGGAAGAGGCAATGGAGGAGGGTGCGACTGACCGCTCTGAATTCCTGCCCCCAGAGAAAGGTGCAGAGGAGAGCTGTAGGAATGCCACTGAG GTTCCCTCTACAGTTCCAGTGCTGCTTCAGGAATCGATTGATTCTGAAGGTGACCACCGTGATCAAGGCAAGTCACAG GTTGGTGGGATACCTGAAAATCAGGAAACTGGAATGCTTGCTGCTCCTAAAACATCTGAGGGGGGGAATGAGGTTGAGACCTTTTCTGATAAAGGTCCACTAGGATCATCTGATGCATTGGATGAATCAAAAGGATTAGCTGATATGGAGAATCAGACAGAAGCCATTCAGAACCATGCTGCTGAAATTGATGTCCCATGCACATCTGCATCAGGGGACAAGGCCGAGGGTGAACCTAAAGGATTAGCTGAGATGGATGTCCCGTGTTTGTCTGCATCAGGGGTTAAGGCCGAGGGTGAATCTAAAGAAGTAGCTGATATGGAGAATCGGGCGGAAGCCATTCAAAACTGTGCTGCTGAGATGGATGTCCCATGTACATCTGCACCAGGGGACAAGGCCGAGGGTGAATCTAAAGGATTAGCTGATATGGAGAATCTGGCAGAAGCCATTCAAAATTGTGCTGCTGAGATGGATGTCCCGTGTGTGTCTTCACCAGGGGACAAGGCCGAGGGTGAATATAAAGGATTAGCTGATATGGAGAATGAGGTAGAAACCATTGAGAGCTGTGCTGCTGAGATGGAAGTGTCATGTTCCTCTGCATCAGGGGACAAGGCAGAGGGTGAGAATGCTTTAGTTGGCACCAAGGAAAAAATTCTGGTGTCAGAAGACACTGAAGCTTTTGCAGTTGATGAAACAGATGTTTCTAATGGCAGTCCAGCTGTGCCCGAAACAGCATCAGCCAATGGGGCTCCACTTCCATGTTCTTCGCTGAGAGTGGGTGAACCTTTGGTGGGGCATGATACTAAAGGAACTGAAACTGGTGTCGCCAACCATGATAATCAAGCCATACGGCAAAATGCTCTGAAAGATGCAGAAGAGTGCTCTTCTTCTGCAGCCGCTGACATAATTGAAAAGAGCTCACCTCAGAAGGATGTCATTGAATCTTCTCCGTTGCTGCCGCTGGAAACATCTGTTGATGGGGTTCCACCTCCATGCTCTTCAGTTGCTGAGGGCGAACGTGTAGAGAGTTTGTCAGATGAGGCTTTGGTTGATTCTGCTGTGAAGCTTGGTACTAAAAATTCTGAAGCTTCCCAGGATAATCTAGTTTTGCAAGAAAATGCATTGAACGAAATGGAAAAAACCCTTCCTTCAGCAACTGAGGATAGAGTTGCAGTGTGCTCACCTGAGAAGGATAATTTAACTGCTTGCTCAGAAGCACCCCAGGAATCTGAAAAGTCTGAAAATGTGCAGAACCGGTCTGAGGAAGAACCTGGCCAGAGTTCAGTGGCTGAAGAAACCAAAAAAGACTGA